Proteins from a single region of Hymenobacter aquaticus:
- the hemL gene encoding glutamate-1-semialdehyde 2,1-aminomutase: MSQEPALRTDLNLATSDALFTRAKDHIPGGVNSPVRAFRAVGGHPVFMQSAKGAWLTDVDGNRYLDFINSWGPMILGHAPEVVLSAVQDAIQGSLSFGAPTRREVEMAELIKKMVPSIEKVRLVNSGTEATMSAIRVARGYTGRNKIIKFEGCYHGHGDSFLIAAGSGALTLGTPDSPGVTEGVAQDTITVAYNDLAATHAAIEANKDQVAALILEPVVGNMGLVAPAEGYLQGLRALCTEHGIVLIFDEVMTGFRLARGGAQELYGIKPDMTTLGKIIGGGMPVGAYGGRQDIMDCVAPAGKVYQAGTLSGNPIATAAGIAQLTYLHEHPELYPELERITTRIADGTRQIAAELGLNYTVNQVGSMFSVFFTDKPVNNLEDAKTSDTEAFGRYFRAMLHRGIYLAPAQYEALFVSTAVTDDLVDHYLTACRESMREAHGL; encoded by the coding sequence ATGTCCCAAGAACCAGCCCTGCGTACCGACCTCAACCTTGCTACTTCCGACGCGCTGTTTACCCGCGCCAAAGACCATATTCCCGGCGGCGTCAACTCGCCGGTGCGGGCCTTCCGGGCCGTGGGCGGCCACCCCGTGTTTATGCAGTCGGCGAAGGGCGCGTGGCTGACCGACGTGGACGGCAACCGCTACCTGGATTTTATCAACTCCTGGGGCCCCATGATTCTGGGCCACGCCCCCGAGGTGGTGCTCAGCGCCGTGCAGGATGCCATTCAGGGCTCCCTGTCGTTTGGCGCGCCCACCCGCCGCGAGGTGGAAATGGCCGAGCTAATCAAGAAAATGGTGCCCAGCATCGAAAAGGTGCGCTTGGTGAACTCGGGCACCGAGGCCACCATGTCGGCCATCCGGGTGGCCCGGGGCTACACCGGCCGCAACAAGATCATCAAGTTTGAGGGCTGCTACCACGGCCACGGCGACTCCTTCCTGATTGCCGCCGGCTCCGGGGCCCTCACCCTGGGCACCCCCGACTCGCCCGGCGTAACCGAAGGCGTGGCCCAGGACACCATCACGGTGGCCTACAACGACCTGGCCGCCACCCACGCCGCCATCGAAGCCAATAAAGACCAGGTAGCCGCCCTGATTCTGGAGCCCGTAGTGGGCAATATGGGCCTGGTGGCGCCCGCCGAAGGCTATTTGCAGGGCCTGCGCGCGCTGTGCACCGAGCACGGCATCGTGCTGATCTTCGACGAGGTAATGACCGGCTTCCGCCTGGCCCGCGGCGGGGCGCAGGAGCTGTATGGTATCAAACCCGACATGACCACGCTGGGTAAAATCATCGGCGGCGGCATGCCCGTGGGCGCTTACGGCGGCCGCCAGGACATTATGGACTGCGTGGCCCCGGCCGGCAAAGTCTACCAGGCCGGTACGCTCTCCGGCAACCCCATTGCCACCGCCGCCGGCATTGCCCAGCTCACCTACCTGCACGAGCACCCCGAGCTCTACCCCGAGCTGGAGCGCATCACCACCCGCATTGCCGACGGCACCCGCCAGATTGCCGCCGAGCTGGGCCTGAACTACACCGTCAACCAGGTGGGCTCGATGTTCAGCGTATTCTTCACCGATAAGCCGGTGAATAATCTGGAAGACGCCAAAACCTCCGACACCGAGGCCTTCGGCCGCTACTTCCGGGCCATGCTGCACCGCGGCATCTACCTGGCCCCGGCCCAGTACGAAGCCCTGTTCGTGTCCACGGCCGTCACCGACGACCTAGTCGACCACTACCTGACCGCCTGCCGCGAGTCGATGCGCGAAGCCCACGGCCTGTAG
- the dcd gene encoding dCTP deaminase: MILTDQQILAEIERGNIVIEPYDPSCLGTNSYDVHLGRYLATYRDAVLDARQHNEIDVFDIPAEEGFVLQPGVLYLGVTEEYTESHAQVPFLEGKSSVGRLGIDIHATAGKGDVGFCNTWTLEISVTQPVRVYAGMPIGQLIYFAVQGDVQTFYNRKANAKYNDRTDKPVESMMWKNVF, encoded by the coding sequence ATGATTCTTACCGATCAGCAGATCCTGGCCGAAATTGAGCGCGGCAACATCGTCATCGAGCCTTACGACCCCAGCTGCCTGGGCACCAACTCCTACGACGTGCACCTGGGCCGCTACCTGGCCACCTACCGCGACGCGGTGCTGGACGCGCGCCAGCACAACGAAATCGACGTGTTTGACATCCCGGCCGAGGAAGGCTTCGTGCTCCAGCCCGGCGTGCTGTACCTGGGCGTGACGGAGGAATACACCGAAAGCCACGCCCAAGTGCCCTTCCTGGAAGGCAAGTCGAGCGTGGGCCGCCTCGGCATCGACATTCACGCCACCGCCGGCAAAGGCGACGTAGGCTTCTGCAACACCTGGACCCTGGAAATCTCCGTGACCCAGCCCGTGCGCGTCTACGCCGGTATGCCCATCGGCCAGCTCATCTACTTCGCCGTGCAGGGCGACGTGCAGACCTTCTACAACCGCAAGGCCAACGCCAAATACAACGACCGCACCGACAAGCCCGTGGAGTCGATGATGTGGAAAAACGTATTTTAA
- a CDS encoding Atu2307/SP_0267 family LLM class monooxygenase: MEVGIDSFASHLLQNGGLPLSGQEAMRLLLERIERADQVGLDVFGIGEHHRAEYLDSAPAVILAAAAARTQRIRLTSAVTVLSAADPVRVFQEYATLDLISQGRAEMVVGRGSSTEAFPLFGFSLHDYDELFAEKLELLLAIRETEKIRWQGQYRPALTGQGVYPRPAQAQLPIWLGVGGTPESFVRAGTLGLPLMVAIIGGETHRFRPLIDLYREAGRRAGHAPDQLKVGLHSLGYVAPTTEEAVADFVPGYLETFSKRARERGGGTLTRQHFEAQAGPLGALLVGSPEEVAAKIRRHAEALGGISRVTFQMDVAVLPHEKILRATELLGTRVAPLLR, translated from the coding sequence ATGGAAGTCGGCATTGATAGTTTTGCCTCCCACCTGCTGCAAAACGGCGGCCTGCCCCTGAGCGGGCAGGAGGCCATGCGCCTGCTGCTGGAGCGCATCGAACGGGCCGACCAGGTTGGGCTCGACGTGTTTGGCATCGGTGAGCACCACCGCGCCGAATACCTCGACTCGGCCCCGGCCGTGATTCTGGCTGCGGCCGCCGCGCGCACCCAGCGCATCCGGCTGACCAGCGCCGTCACGGTGCTGTCGGCCGCCGACCCGGTGCGCGTCTTCCAGGAGTACGCCACCCTGGACCTGATTTCGCAGGGCCGGGCCGAAATGGTGGTGGGGCGCGGGTCGTCCACGGAGGCCTTCCCCCTGTTCGGCTTCAGCCTCCACGACTACGACGAGCTGTTTGCCGAGAAGCTGGAGCTGCTGCTGGCCATCCGGGAAACCGAAAAAATCCGCTGGCAGGGCCAGTACCGGCCCGCCCTCACGGGGCAGGGCGTGTATCCGCGCCCGGCGCAGGCCCAGCTGCCCATCTGGCTGGGCGTGGGCGGCACCCCCGAGTCGTTTGTGCGGGCCGGCACGCTGGGCTTGCCGCTGATGGTGGCCATCATCGGGGGCGAGACGCACCGCTTCCGCCCCCTGATTGACCTGTACCGCGAGGCGGGCCGCCGGGCCGGGCACGCCCCCGACCAGCTGAAGGTTGGGCTGCACTCCCTGGGCTACGTGGCCCCCACCACCGAGGAAGCCGTGGCCGACTTCGTGCCGGGCTACCTCGAAACCTTCAGCAAGCGGGCCCGGGAACGGGGCGGCGGCACGCTCACGCGGCAGCACTTCGAGGCGCAGGCCGGGCCGCTGGGGGCGCTGCTGGTGGGCAGCCCGGAGGAAGTAGCGGCCAAGATCCGGCGGCACGCCGAGGCCCTGGGCGGCATTTCGCGGGTCACGTTTCAGATGGACGTGGCCGTGCTGCCACACGAGAAGATTCTGCGGGCCACGGAGCTGCTGGGTACCCGGGTGGCTCCGCTGCTGCGCTAA
- the gldC gene encoding gliding motility protein GldC: protein MKKSEIRFSIALDDQKVPEAISWTATDAGPDIHFAKAINIALWDRDERGTMKIDLWTKEMPVDEMKRFYVDTMGAMAESLITATNDTEMATKMRSLCRELTDYLNKQESEQR from the coding sequence ATGAAAAAATCCGAAATCCGCTTCAGCATTGCCCTCGACGACCAGAAAGTGCCCGAGGCCATCAGCTGGACGGCCACCGACGCGGGTCCCGATATTCACTTTGCCAAGGCCATCAACATTGCCCTCTGGGACCGGGACGAGCGGGGCACGATGAAAATCGACCTCTGGACCAAGGAAATGCCCGTCGACGAGATGAAGCGCTTCTACGTGGACACGATGGGCGCCATGGCCGAAAGCCTGATTACGGCCACCAACGACACGGAAATGGCCACCAAGATGCGCAGCCTCTGCCGCGAGCTGACTGACTACCTGAACAAGCAGGAGTCGGAGCAGCGCTAG
- the dnaN gene encoding DNA polymerase III subunit beta — translation MKFIVSSSALLKQLQSINGVVTNNPVVPILENFLFEIEDGKLTITASDLETSMITELPVEARESGRIAAPARILLDTLKNLPDQPVTFTLDEETYTIEIASANGRYKLAGENATDFPRVPVVKGSSPIEIPSSSLSRAINKTIFAVSTDELRPAMTGILVQLADAQVTFVATDGHRLLRYRRSDVGAGQTANLIIPRKAFNLLKGALPSEATTVRVEFNNSNAFFSFNQMRLVCRLIDERYPDYENVIPVSNPNKLIISRAEFLNSVKRIMIYSNKTTHQVRLRLAGSELTISAEDLDFSNEANERLACQYEGEDMEIGFNARFLAEMLSNIDSEEITLELSTPNRAGLLMPTVADDNESILMLVMPVMLNNYV, via the coding sequence ATGAAGTTTATCGTATCGTCTTCCGCCTTGCTCAAGCAGCTGCAGAGCATCAACGGCGTGGTGACCAACAACCCCGTAGTGCCGATTCTGGAGAACTTTCTCTTTGAAATCGAAGATGGCAAGCTGACGATTACCGCCTCCGACCTGGAGACCAGCATGATTACCGAGCTGCCCGTGGAAGCCCGCGAGAGTGGCCGCATTGCCGCCCCGGCCCGCATCCTGCTCGATACCCTCAAGAACCTGCCCGACCAGCCCGTGACCTTCACCCTGGACGAGGAAACCTATACCATCGAAATTGCCTCGGCCAATGGCCGCTACAAGCTGGCCGGCGAAAACGCCACCGACTTCCCCCGCGTGCCGGTGGTGAAAGGCTCCTCGCCGATTGAGATTCCCTCCTCGTCGTTGTCGCGCGCCATCAACAAAACCATCTTCGCCGTCAGCACCGACGAACTGCGCCCAGCCATGACCGGTATCCTGGTGCAGCTGGCCGATGCCCAGGTGACCTTCGTGGCCACCGACGGCCACCGCCTCTTGCGCTACCGCCGCTCCGACGTGGGCGCGGGCCAGACGGCCAACCTGATTATTCCGCGCAAGGCCTTTAATCTACTGAAAGGTGCCCTGCCCTCCGAGGCAACTACCGTGCGCGTCGAGTTCAACAATTCCAATGCCTTCTTCAGCTTCAACCAGATGCGCCTCGTGTGCCGCCTGATTGATGAGCGCTACCCCGATTACGAAAACGTAATTCCGGTGAGCAACCCCAACAAGCTCATCATCAGCCGCGCCGAGTTCCTCAACTCGGTGAAGCGCATCATGATCTACTCGAACAAGACCACCCACCAGGTGCGCCTGCGCCTGGCCGGTTCCGAGCTGACCATTTCGGCCGAAGACCTCGACTTCAGCAACGAAGCCAACGAGCGCCTGGCCTGCCAGTACGAGGGTGAGGACATGGAAATCGGCTTCAACGCCCGCTTCCTGGCCGAGATGCTCTCCAACATCGACTCCGAGGAAATCACCCTGGAGCTGAGCACGCCCAACCGCGCCGGCCTGCTCATGCCCACCGTCGCCGACGACAACGAAAGCATCCTGATGCTGGTGATGCCCGTGATGCTGAACAACTACGTTTAA
- a CDS encoding BLUF domain-containing protein produces MRVTPLYHLVYQSTATAPFSDAELQALLVQSRAWNHGHALTGVLLYGEGSIMQVLEGPQHEVEYIFGRIEQDPRHYDVTKLADGPIARRNFSQWSMGFTAVRPEDFTYLTGYLDPAAPSYPASIVQTESGSLHELLAAFVTDQRIRY; encoded by the coding sequence ATGCGTGTTACCCCTCTCTACCACTTAGTGTATCAGAGTACCGCCACGGCTCCGTTCAGCGACGCCGAGCTGCAGGCCCTGCTGGTGCAGTCGCGCGCCTGGAACCACGGCCACGCCCTGACCGGCGTGCTCCTCTACGGCGAGGGCAGCATTATGCAGGTGCTGGAGGGCCCCCAGCACGAGGTCGAGTACATTTTCGGCCGCATCGAGCAGGACCCGCGCCATTACGACGTAACCAAGCTGGCCGACGGCCCCATTGCCCGGCGCAATTTTTCGCAGTGGAGCATGGGCTTTACGGCGGTGCGGCCCGAGGACTTCACCTATCTGACGGGCTACTTGGACCCGGCCGCCCCCTCCTACCCGGCGTCCATCGTGCAGACTGAGTCGGGCTCCCTGCACGAGCTGCTGGCCGCCTTCGTCACCGACCAGCGGATTCGGTATTAG
- a CDS encoding helix-turn-helix domain-containing protein: protein MADEIRQKLGLTQELMSSWLGVSRVRVAQAESGQRSLPLGRAVQLVRLTLATLGLVYDPAGNRPAPPPLPAPAPDPEPLQSRLAHCAHHAGRLRYELEQLRLKAAPYEARLAALPALRAYTGPVKDAAREANWLALLEVEAETALLYDCGAGPQKLLEARIAGLEREAEVLRELLEKTAANTPVSN from the coding sequence ATGGCTGATGAAATCCGACAAAAGCTAGGGCTGACGCAGGAGCTGATGAGTAGCTGGCTGGGAGTGTCCCGGGTGCGGGTGGCGCAGGCCGAAAGTGGACAACGCTCGTTGCCGCTGGGCCGGGCAGTGCAACTGGTCCGGCTCACCTTGGCTACGCTGGGGCTGGTGTATGACCCGGCCGGCAACCGCCCCGCCCCTCCACCGCTGCCGGCCCCTGCCCCCGACCCGGAGCCGTTGCAGTCCCGCCTGGCTCACTGTGCGCACCACGCCGGCCGCCTGCGCTACGAGTTGGAACAGCTACGGCTGAAAGCCGCTCCCTATGAAGCCCGCCTCGCGGCCTTACCCGCCCTGCGCGCCTATACCGGCCCGGTAAAGGACGCGGCCCGCGAGGCCAACTGGTTGGCCCTGCTGGAAGTAGAAGCCGAAACCGCCCTGCTCTACGACTGCGGCGCGGGCCCGCAGAAGCTGCTGGAGGCGCGCATTGCGGGGCTAGAGCGGGAGGCCGAGGTGCTGCGGGAGCTGTTGGAGAAGACAGCAGCTAATACCCCTGTCAGCAATTAG
- a CDS encoding SMI1/KNR4 family protein produces the protein MDALHSLATAWQAEPATQTVTVATTEAVVAFQQAAGLLLPADMTQYFLTVNGSNDQYDANFFAFYTLANLTSIQSKFADYHGVPKYSDLLYTFDQCGTCYVFADFMISLTAYAIQLHPEPSPTNTVYVVCGGVYKAIASSFSEFLELYVADSDKLYL, from the coding sequence ATGGATGCCTTACACTCTTTGGCTACCGCCTGGCAAGCTGAGCCGGCCACGCAGACGGTGACTGTAGCTACCACGGAGGCGGTAGTAGCTTTTCAGCAAGCCGCCGGCTTGTTGTTGCCGGCAGATATGACCCAGTACTTCCTGACGGTCAACGGGTCGAATGACCAGTACGACGCGAATTTCTTTGCCTTCTACACGCTGGCAAATCTCACAAGCATCCAAAGCAAATTCGCGGACTACCACGGCGTGCCCAAGTATAGTGACTTGCTGTACACCTTCGACCAGTGCGGCACCTGCTACGTCTTCGCCGACTTCATGATTTCACTCACGGCCTATGCTATTCAGCTCCACCCTGAACCTTCCCCTACCAACACCGTCTACGTGGTATGCGGTGGCGTATACAAAGCCATAGCCAGCTCCTTTTCCGAGTTCCTGGAGCTTTACGTAGCTGACTCGGATAAACTGTATTTGTGA
- the gldG gene encoding gliding motility-associated ABC transporter substrate-binding protein GldG translates to MPEQPTTLPQARRRRDLLRFGLVVGALLLLNFLGQRLFFRLDLTQEKRYTMAPATKTLLSTLKQPVTVTVYLDGDFPPGFRRLQQAVRETLNEMQVYGGANLHYVFVDPSAAGTEKARNEYYASLLKKGLRPTNLGANENGKRVEKIIFPWATVAAGGKEEQVLLLRGNQAAPSDVRLNQSIEGLEYELASAVRKLNPGQRKRIGVLEGHGELSNAEAGDIIGSLQQYYDVFRVDLRKTRPQDLRTLSAIIVAKPATAYTEPEKFKLDQFITQGGNALFFVDAMRVNLDSANRGGMLSFPLQLNLEDQLFKYGVRVNPDLLLDLNSGVIPLVTGTEGDKPKVEPMPWQFYPLINNFSKHPITRNLDAVYTKFVSTIDTVKAMGIRKTPLLFTSRYTRVLPAPVPINFNDARLEPNQKLYKESFKPVGYLLEGRFPSLYANRAEPGTSTFQPATSPNAKPAKVLVISDGDFIRSELDPKTGNPYRLGFDRLANTEFANRELVLNAVDYMLDESGLISVRGKQITLRPLDKLKIIEQKSRWQLLNLVAPLVLLGLFGAVRAWRRKRRYASF, encoded by the coding sequence ATGCCCGAACAACCTACCACGCTGCCACAAGCCCGCCGCCGCCGCGACCTGCTCCGCTTCGGACTAGTAGTCGGGGCGCTGCTGCTGCTCAACTTCTTGGGCCAGCGGCTCTTTTTCCGCCTCGACCTGACCCAGGAAAAGCGCTACACCATGGCCCCGGCCACCAAGACGCTGCTTTCAACCCTCAAGCAGCCCGTGACGGTGACCGTGTACCTCGATGGCGACTTTCCGCCCGGTTTCCGCCGCCTGCAACAGGCCGTGCGTGAAACCCTGAACGAAATGCAGGTCTACGGCGGCGCGAACCTGCACTACGTCTTCGTCGACCCCTCGGCGGCCGGCACCGAAAAGGCCCGCAACGAGTACTACGCCTCCCTGCTGAAAAAAGGCCTGCGGCCCACCAACCTCGGGGCCAATGAGAACGGCAAGCGGGTCGAGAAAATCATCTTTCCCTGGGCCACGGTAGCGGCCGGCGGCAAGGAAGAGCAGGTGCTGCTGCTGCGCGGCAACCAGGCCGCCCCCTCCGACGTGCGCCTCAACCAAAGCATCGAGGGCCTGGAATACGAGCTGGCCAGTGCCGTGCGCAAGCTTAACCCCGGGCAGCGTAAGCGCATTGGCGTGCTCGAAGGCCACGGGGAGTTGAGCAACGCCGAAGCTGGCGACATCATCGGCTCCTTGCAGCAGTACTACGACGTGTTCCGGGTGGATTTGCGCAAAACCCGGCCCCAGGATTTGCGCACGCTCAGTGCCATCATCGTGGCCAAGCCCGCCACGGCCTACACCGAGCCCGAGAAGTTTAAGCTCGACCAGTTCATCACCCAGGGCGGCAACGCGCTGTTCTTCGTGGATGCCATGCGCGTGAACCTGGACAGCGCCAACCGTGGCGGCATGCTCTCCTTCCCGTTGCAGCTCAACCTGGAAGACCAGCTCTTCAAATACGGCGTGCGCGTCAACCCCGATTTGCTGCTCGACCTCAACTCGGGCGTCATTCCGCTGGTAACCGGCACCGAGGGCGACAAACCCAAGGTGGAGCCCATGCCCTGGCAGTTTTACCCGCTGATCAACAACTTCAGCAAGCACCCCATCACCCGCAACCTCGACGCGGTGTACACCAAGTTCGTCAGCACCATCGATACGGTGAAGGCCATGGGCATCCGCAAAACGCCCTTGCTATTTACCTCGCGCTACACCCGCGTGCTGCCCGCGCCCGTGCCCATCAACTTCAACGATGCCCGCCTGGAGCCCAACCAGAAGCTTTATAAGGAAAGCTTCAAGCCCGTGGGCTATCTGCTCGAGGGCCGGTTCCCCTCGCTCTACGCCAACCGCGCCGAGCCCGGCACCAGCACCTTTCAGCCCGCCACCTCGCCCAATGCCAAGCCCGCGAAAGTGCTGGTCATCTCCGACGGCGACTTTATCCGCTCCGAGCTGGACCCCAAAACCGGCAACCCCTACCGCCTGGGCTTCGACCGCCTCGCCAACACCGAATTCGCCAACCGCGAGCTTGTCCTCAACGCCGTAGACTATATGCTCGACGAAAGCGGCCTGATTTCGGTGCGCGGCAAGCAAATCACCCTGCGCCCCCTCGACAAGCTCAAGATCATTGAGCAGAAAAGCCGCTGGCAGCTGCTGAACCTGGTGGCCCCGCTGGTGCTGCTGGGCCTGTTCGGGGCCGTGCGGGCCTGGCGCCGCAAGCGCCGCTACGCGTCGTTTTAG
- the gldF gene encoding gliding motility-associated ABC transporter permease subunit GldF translates to MFAILRKEFNAFLSSPVAYVVIGVFLVATGLFVWVFPDSSVLDYGYADLQTLFNMAPWIFLFLIPAITMRTFAEEKKAGTIELLLTRPLTDGQIIGGKYLACLLLALLALVPTLLYYYSVYQLGNPAGNIDSAATVGSYLGLALLAAVFAAIGIFASAITRDQIIAFLVAVVGCFLVYSGFDSLASVFDGAPAYYISQLGIAAHYRDISKGLIDSRDLTYFLSLIAGLLVATRLVLQSRNW, encoded by the coding sequence ATGTTTGCCATCCTTCGCAAAGAATTCAACGCCTTCCTCAGCTCACCAGTCGCCTACGTGGTCATCGGGGTGTTCCTAGTGGCTACCGGTCTGTTCGTGTGGGTGTTCCCGGACAGCTCGGTGCTGGACTACGGCTACGCTGACTTGCAGACACTGTTCAACATGGCCCCCTGGATCTTCCTGTTCCTGATTCCGGCCATTACCATGCGCACATTCGCCGAGGAGAAAAAGGCCGGTACCATCGAGTTGCTGCTCACCCGCCCGCTCACCGACGGGCAGATTATCGGCGGCAAGTACCTGGCCTGCCTGCTGCTGGCCCTGCTGGCCCTGGTGCCCACGCTGCTGTATTACTACTCGGTGTACCAGCTCGGCAACCCTGCCGGCAACATCGACTCGGCCGCCACGGTGGGTTCCTACCTCGGGCTGGCCTTGCTGGCGGCCGTGTTTGCGGCCATCGGCATCTTCGCCTCGGCCATTACCCGGGACCAGATCATTGCCTTCCTGGTGGCCGTCGTCGGCTGCTTTCTGGTGTATTCGGGCTTCGATTCCCTGGCTTCGGTCTTCGACGGTGCCCCGGCCTACTACATCAGCCAACTCGGCATTGCGGCTCATTACCGCGACATCAGCAAGGGCCTCATCGACTCCCGCGACCTGACCTACTTCCTCAGCCTGATTGCCGGCCTGCTCGTGGCTACCCGCCTCGTGCTGCAAAGCCGCAACTGGTAA
- the gldA gene encoding gliding motility-associated ABC transporter ATP-binding subunit GldA, whose amino-acid sequence MVEVQQLSKIFGTQAAVNDISFSVGKGEILGFLGPNGAGKSTTMKIATGYLPPSHGTVKLEGYDVQTDPLEVRRRVGYLPEHNPLYLDMYVHEYLEFIGSVHGLKGQSRRARVQQMVDRVGLGREQNKLIGALSKGYRQRVGLAQALIHDPGVLILDEPTTGLDPNQIGEIRTLIRELGQDKTVIFSTHILPEVTALCSRVVIINRGQLVADSPVADLGAKAAGETIIRAEFEQPIDVAPLRALPGILDVEAEAGNRYRIRAAGGADMRGAISRLAAQQDWILLGLRQEEQSLEQVFQSLTK is encoded by the coding sequence ATGGTTGAAGTACAACAGCTCAGCAAAATCTTCGGGACCCAGGCCGCGGTGAATGACATTTCGTTTTCCGTGGGCAAGGGCGAAATCCTGGGCTTTCTGGGGCCCAACGGGGCGGGCAAGTCCACCACGATGAAGATTGCCACGGGCTATCTGCCGCCCAGCCACGGCACCGTGAAGCTGGAGGGCTACGACGTGCAGACCGACCCGCTGGAAGTGCGCCGCCGGGTGGGCTATTTGCCCGAGCACAACCCGCTCTACCTGGATATGTACGTGCACGAGTACCTCGAATTCATCGGCTCGGTACACGGCCTCAAGGGCCAGTCGCGCCGCGCCCGGGTGCAGCAGATGGTGGACCGCGTGGGCCTGGGCCGGGAGCAGAACAAGCTCATCGGGGCCCTGTCGAAAGGCTACCGGCAGCGCGTGGGCCTGGCCCAGGCCCTGATTCACGACCCCGGCGTGCTGATCCTGGACGAGCCCACCACCGGCCTCGACCCCAACCAGATTGGCGAAATCCGCACCCTGATCCGGGAGCTGGGCCAGGACAAGACCGTCATTTTCAGTACCCACATTCTGCCCGAAGTCACGGCCCTGTGCAGCCGGGTGGTTATCATCAACCGGGGCCAGCTCGTGGCCGACTCGCCCGTGGCCGACCTGGGCGCCAAGGCGGCGGGTGAAACCATCATCCGCGCCGAATTCGAGCAGCCCATCGACGTAGCGCCGCTGCGCGCTTTGCCCGGCATTCTGGACGTGGAAGCCGAAGCCGGTAACCGCTACCGGATCCGGGCGGCGGGCGGCGCGGACATGCGCGGGGCTATTTCCCGCCTGGCCGCCCAGCAGGATTGGATATTGCTCGGCCTGCGCCAGGAAGAGCAGTCCTTGGAACAGGTGTTTCAGTCGTTGACGAAATGA
- a CDS encoding SDR family oxidoreductase translates to MNLTGKIAILTGVSKGIGRATAEALLTKGAIVAGWGRTAPEGLQHERFQFFECDVRDEGAVQEAYVNTRRELGAEIHVLVNNAGLGIAGEVDGFSSDDWKLMFDTNVHGLFYCTKAVLPQMKQQQEGHIINISSIAGTTGIEKMAGYCATKFAVRGFSQSLYKEVRNDGIKVTCLYPGSTETNFFDDIPGTEANASMMQPRDIADTIIYALETPFNFHLVDIEMRPLQPKK, encoded by the coding sequence ATGAACCTGACGGGCAAGATAGCCATTCTGACGGGCGTCAGCAAAGGAATTGGCCGGGCTACGGCCGAAGCCCTGCTGACCAAGGGCGCCATCGTGGCCGGCTGGGGCCGCACCGCGCCCGAGGGCCTACAACACGAACGGTTCCAGTTTTTCGAGTGCGACGTGCGCGACGAAGGAGCCGTGCAGGAAGCCTACGTGAACACCCGCCGGGAGCTGGGCGCCGAAATCCACGTGCTGGTCAATAATGCCGGGCTGGGCATAGCGGGGGAGGTCGACGGGTTTTCGTCCGACGACTGGAAGCTGATGTTCGACACCAACGTGCACGGCCTGTTCTACTGCACCAAGGCCGTATTGCCCCAGATGAAACAGCAGCAGGAAGGCCACATCATCAACATCAGCTCCATTGCAGGCACGACGGGCATCGAGAAGATGGCCGGCTACTGCGCCACTAAGTTTGCCGTGCGAGGCTTTTCGCAGTCGTTGTATAAGGAGGTGCGCAACGACGGTATCAAGGTGACGTGCCTGTACCCCGGCTCCACCGAAACCAACTTTTTCGACGACATTCCCGGCACCGAGGCCAACGCCTCGATGATGCAGCCCCGGGACATTGCCGACACGATCATCTACGCCCTGGAAACGCCCTTCAACTTCCACCTCGTGGACATTGAAATGCGCCCCTTGCAGCCGAAAAAATAG